Proteins from a single region of Apium graveolens cultivar Ventura chromosome 7, ASM990537v1, whole genome shotgun sequence:
- the LOC141674218 gene encoding uncharacterized protein LOC141674218: protein MKIGTVNVHRAMVDTGSSADVLTYDAYKKLGLLDRELTSTGGHLYGFTGNSIGVKGTIRLPVTIGEEPHVATQIAMFTVVDQPCAYNVIVGRPLMRAMRMVTSVHHTTIKFPTPTGIGILKSCQYESRVCYNQALKAAESRNASREIAEAGECDVPMKEADGRKRIRPEGHETCNLISIEEFPENYFEHMGIQVEPRPGALLMEASQPIMLIQEGIVEEESDEEESPEQIAARLRRGNWERKETTITVDLPNGITRTVTAASERLINPVRAHQPELKDTEGLTITEMEKSSEARADLDPRMPPMVERAGAAKDTIPILVDPNDPSKVLRIGSNLSLDLREDLARFLRENLDVFAWSHSDMIGIDPNVMCHRLNLDPKKKGVRQKRRPISGERAEALREDVDRLMEAGLVREAFYRMWLANPVLVKKPNGKWRTCVDFTDLNKACLKDSFPLPRIDQLLGKTMEAYVDDMLVKSKEARDHVRHLAEMFQILREYRMKLNPQKCVFGVESGKFLGFIVNHRGIEANPAKIQALPEMRSPRRVKDVQSLTGRVAALNCFVSKSSDKCQEFFKAIKGVGRNFTWTEECEEAFQNIKKHLSSPPMLSNPKAEETLILYLAVSDFAISAVLVREEDGVQLPVYYVSKRLTDAETRYTSLEKLAYALILASRKLRPYFQAHKIEVRTSYPLRQVMHKPESSGRMLKWTVELGQFEVDYKPRTAIKGQALADFVLKFPPYQEVEPGALVVIPSTEEVGLESQNSAPWWILFVDGASNGDGAGAGIELISPEAHKIRRATHLAFHATNNDAEYEALINGLKLALEMKVENLNIFSDSMILVYQINGGYQAKGPRTKLYLKCA from the exons atgaagattgggaCGGTGAATGTTCACCGAGCAATGGTGGACACCGGGAGCTCGGCTGATGTTCTGACTTATGATGCCTACAAAAAACTGGGATTGTTGGATAGAGAGTTAACCTCGACAGGTGGGCACCTGTACGGGTTCACGGGAAACTCGATCGGAGTGAAAGGGACAATTCGACTCCCGGTGACCATAGGAGAAGAGCCTCATGTGGCCACCCAGATCGCTATGTTTACAGTTGTAGACCAGCCTTGCGCCTACAATGTTATAGTGGGCAGACCCCTTATGAGGGCGATGAGGATGGTGACCTCAGTCCATCATACGACGATAAAATTCCCAACCCCCACGGGGATAGGCATCTTGAAGAGCTGTCAATACGAATCAAGGGTCTGCTACAATCAGGCACTCAAGGCGGCCGAGTCAAGAAATGCCTCAAGGGAGATAGCTGAAGCAGGTGAATGCGATGTTCCCATGAAAGAGGCAGATGGCAGGAAAAGGATACGTCCCGAGGGCCACGAGACATGTAATTTGATTTCAATTGAGGAATTTCCCGAGAACTACTTCGAGCATATGGGAATTCAGGTGGAACCACGCCCAGGGGCCTTGCTAATGGAAGCCTCTCAGCCCATCATGTTAATACAAGAGGGGATTGTGGAGGAAGAAAGTGATGAGGAAGAGAGCCCAGAACAAATCGCTGCAAGACTTAGGAGAGGGAATTGGGAACGCAAAGAAACAACAATCACTGTGGACCTGCCCAACGGAATCACTCGCACTGTAACTGCAGCCTCTGAACGCTTGATAAATCCGGTCCGAGCTCACCAGCCCGAGCTCAAGGATACGGAAGGTTTGACAATCACGGAAATGGAAAAATCTAGCGAGGCTCGAGCAGATTTAGACCCGAGAATGCCCCCAATGGTCGAAAGGGCTGGGGCCGCAAAGGACACAATCCCGATCTTGGTAGACCCAAATGATCCCTCCAAGGTACTCAGAATAGGCTCTAACCTAAGTCTTGACTTGAGAGAGGATCTAGCCCGCTTCCTAAGGGAGaatttggatgtctttgcatggtcacactcTGATATGATAGGGATTGACCCAAATGTCATGTGCCACCGGCTCAACTTGGACCCGAAAAAGAAGGGGGTTAGGCAGAAGAGACGGCCAATTAGTGGAGAGAGGGCAGAGGCCCTCAGAGAAGACGTGGATAGATTAATGGAGGCAGGACTTGTGAGAGAAGCCTTCTACCGTATGTGGTTGGCCAACCCCGTGCTTGTCAAGAAGCCCAATGgcaagtggaggacatgtgtagaCTTTACCGACCTGAACAAAGCTTGCCTGAAGGACAGCTTTCCTCTACCCCGAATTGACCAGCTG TTGGGGAAGACTATGGAGGCTTATGTAGATGACATGCTGGTGAAGTCGAAAGAAGCGAGGGATCATGTCCGCCACCTGGCAGAAATGTTCCAGATCCTAAGGGAGTACAGAATGAAGCTCAACCCCCAGAAATGTGTGTTTGGGGTCGAATCGGGgaagtttttgggatttattgtcaACCATAGAGGCATTGAGGCCAACCCAGCCAAGATACAAGCCCTACCCGAGATGAGATCCCCTCGACGGGTGAAGGATGTTCAAAGCTTAACGGGACGAGTGGCTGCCTTGAACTGCTTCGTCTCAAAATCCTCCGATAAATGCCAAGAGTTCTTCAAAGCAATTAAAGGAGTGGGGAGGAATTTTACGTGGACTGAAGAATGTGAGGAAGCCTTTCAGAACATAAAGAAGCATCTCAGCAGCCCTCCAATGTTGTCCAACccaaaggcagaagaaactttgaTCCTATACTTGGCTGTCTCCGACTTTGCAATAAGTGCGGTATTAGTCCGAGAGGAGGATGGTGTCCAGCTCCCggtatattatgtgagtaaaaggCTAACCGATGCCGAGACTCGATACACAAGCCTCGAAAAGTTAGCATATGCTCTGATCCTGGCCTCCCGAAAACTCAGGCCCTATTTTCAGGCACACAAGATAGAAGTACGAACCTCCTACCCCCTCAGACAAGTGATGCATAAACCAGAGTCTTCTGGTCGAATGTTGAAGTGGACGGTTGAGCTCGGCCAATTCGAAGTGGACTATAAGCCAAGGACCGCAATTAAAGGTCAAGCCCTGGCCGATTTTGTGCTAAAATTTCCTCCATACCAGGAAGTAGAGCCGGGAGCCCTTGTGGTCATACCTAGCACAGAGGAAGTTGGACTGGAGAGCCAAAATAGTGCCCCATGGTGGATCCTATTTGTGGATGGAGCCTCTAATGGTGATGGAGCAGGAGCTGGAATTGAGCTAATCAGCCCAGAGGCGCACAAGATCAGACGTGCGACCCACCTGGCCTTTCATGCAACCAACAATGATGCCGAGTATGAGGCCCTGATCAACGGTCTCAAGCTAGCTTTGGAAATGAAGGTGGAGAATTTGAATATATTTAGTGACTCCATGATTTTGGTGTATCAGATAAACGGGGGGTATCAAGCTAAGGGGCCGAGAACTAAGCTTTACCTGAAGTGCGCATAG